The Streptosporangiales bacterium genome has a window encoding:
- a CDS encoding pyridoxamine 5'-phosphate oxidase family protein, with amino-acid sequence MQDSPGLLCLEPAECLRLLDTVRIGRIVYTDRALPAVLPVTFVVRGGDLMIRTGPERRLAAATDTVVAFEADEFDDAGRRGWSVTAVGRAIAVTDPAERAEISALPLPAWAPAAQSTYLRIEIELLNGHRIESIEAPETAPCTDGTGPAAEPS; translated from the coding sequence ATGCAGGATTCGCCCGGGCTCCTGTGCCTTGAGCCCGCGGAATGCTTGCGTCTGCTCGACACTGTCAGGATCGGTCGCATCGTCTACACCGATCGTGCCCTGCCCGCGGTGCTGCCCGTGACGTTCGTCGTGCGCGGTGGCGACCTGATGATCCGCACCGGTCCCGAACGCAGGCTCGCCGCGGCCACCGACACCGTGGTCGCGTTCGAGGCCGACGAGTTCGACGACGCCGGCCGGCGCGGCTGGAGCGTCACCGCCGTGGGACGCGCGATCGCGGTGACCGACCCGGCGGAACGCGCGGAGATATCAGCCCTGCCGCTGCCCGCCTGGGCTCCCGCGGCGCAGAGCACGTACCTCAGGATCGAGATCGAGCTGCTGAACGGTCACCGCATCGAGAGCATCGAGGCACCGGAGACCGCGCCGTGCACCGACGGCACCGGCCCCGCGGCGGAGCCCTCCTGA
- a CDS encoding glucose 1-dehydrogenase, whose protein sequence is MTSIPSDFDLTGKVAWVTGAGKGLGRAMATALATAGATIAVTSRTVADLESLAKELAADDHEVLTLPGSVADAATVDGAADRVVEAYGRLDVLVNCAGISPTFTRTEQVTDDEWSDVLDVNLDGAFYCCRAAGRLMLPTGGGSIVNITSVHGTAGFPRIAAYAASKGALEALTRVLAVEWADRGVRVNALAPGYFDTDLSSGLVASRWGERILGEIPQGRIGTPAELGGAVVYLASDASRYVTGTTLRVDGGWIAH, encoded by the coding sequence GTGACGAGCATCCCGAGCGACTTCGACCTGACCGGCAAGGTCGCGTGGGTCACCGGGGCCGGCAAGGGTCTCGGCCGTGCGATGGCGACCGCCCTGGCCACGGCCGGTGCGACGATCGCCGTCACCTCGCGTACGGTCGCCGACCTCGAGTCGCTCGCGAAGGAGCTCGCCGCGGACGACCACGAGGTGCTCACGCTCCCCGGCTCGGTCGCCGACGCGGCCACCGTCGACGGCGCCGCCGACCGCGTGGTCGAGGCGTACGGCCGTCTCGACGTCCTCGTCAACTGCGCGGGCATCAGCCCGACGTTCACGCGCACCGAACAGGTCACCGACGACGAGTGGTCCGACGTGCTCGACGTCAACCTCGACGGCGCCTTCTACTGCTGCCGCGCCGCCGGGCGGCTGATGCTCCCCACCGGCGGCGGCAGCATCGTCAACATCACCTCGGTGCACGGCACAGCGGGGTTCCCCAGGATCGCCGCGTACGCCGCGAGCAAGGGCGCGCTCGAGGCCCTCACCCGCGTGCTGGCCGTCGAGTGGGCCGACCGCGGCGTCCGCGTCAACGCGCTCGCGCCCGGCTACTTCGACACCGACCTGTCGTCCGGCCTCGTGGCGAGCAGGTGGGGCGAGCGGATCCTGGGCGAGATCCCGCAGGGCAGGATCGGCACCCCCGCGGAGCTCGGCGGCGCGGTGGTCTACCTGGCGAGCGACGCGTCCCGCTACGTCACGGGCACGACACTGCGTGTCGACGGCGGCTGGATCGCCCACTGA
- a CDS encoding superoxide dismutase, with translation MRTKRLFSAVVAGLALATVPVGSVGASTLDDGDRERTAHGRTFPATFPLPDGFQPEGIAIGPGPVAYFGSRADGSVYRASLVTGRGTVIADGPGTPSLGMKTDPRGRLFVAGGSGGDARVIDGRSGRLLASYRLATGASFVNDVVLTRDAAWFTDSTNPVLYRLPLGRHGRLPRPAEVDRLPLSGDIAYAPDVVNANGIVTTPDGRGLLIVQSNTGLLFRVDPRTGRTRAVDLGGESLLMGDGLLRHGHTLYAVQNRANQIAVLRLDHHGTTARVDRRVTDPRFDVPTTVASFGGRLYLPNARFTTPPEPTTPYDVVAVPRPH, from the coding sequence ATGCGGACGAAGAGACTGTTCAGCGCCGTCGTCGCCGGCCTCGCGCTGGCGACCGTACCTGTCGGGTCGGTGGGGGCGTCGACCCTCGACGACGGGGATCGTGAACGGACCGCGCACGGGCGGACGTTCCCCGCCACGTTCCCGCTCCCCGACGGCTTCCAGCCCGAGGGCATCGCGATCGGCCCGGGCCCCGTCGCCTACTTCGGCTCCCGCGCCGACGGCTCCGTCTACCGCGCCAGCCTCGTCACCGGCCGCGGCACGGTGATCGCCGACGGTCCCGGCACGCCGTCGCTCGGCATGAAGACCGACCCCCGCGGCCGCCTCTTCGTGGCCGGCGGCTCCGGCGGTGACGCCCGGGTGATCGACGGCCGCAGCGGGCGGCTGCTGGCGAGCTACCGGCTCGCGACCGGAGCGAGCTTCGTCAACGACGTGGTGCTCACCCGTGACGCCGCGTGGTTCACCGACTCGACCAACCCGGTCCTGTACCGGCTCCCTCTCGGCCGCCACGGTCGGCTGCCGCGTCCCGCCGAGGTCGACCGCCTCCCGCTGTCCGGTGACATCGCGTACGCGCCCGACGTGGTCAACGCCAACGGCATCGTCACCACCCCGGACGGACGCGGGCTGCTGATCGTCCAGTCCAACACCGGCCTGCTGTTCCGGGTCGACCCGAGGACCGGCCGGACGAGGGCGGTGGACCTCGGCGGCGAGTCGCTGCTCATGGGCGACGGGCTCCTCCGCCACGGACACACCCTGTACGCGGTGCAGAACCGCGCCAACCAGATCGCCGTGCTTCGCCTGGACCACCACGGCACCACTGCTCGGGTCGACCGCCGCGTCACCGACCCGCGCTTCGACGTCCCGACGACGGTGGCCTCGTTCGGCGGCCGCCTCTACCTGCCCAACGCGCGCTTCACCACCCCACCGGAACCGACGACCCCGTACGACGTGGTCGCCGTCCCCCGCCCCCACTGA
- a CDS encoding response regulator, translating into MGVRRTRRWSLARSDARRYGCGVQEAPIRVYLLDDHEVVRQGIRAMLSDQPDIEVVGEAGTAAEAIAGAVATRPHVAILDVRLPDGDGVTVCRELRNQAPSLVCLMLTSFADDEALLQAVLAGAAGYLLKEVRGTGIVDAVRTVAGGRSLLDPTATARLLDRLRADAAHRDPLERLTKQERQVLELIGEGLTNRAIGHRLFLAEKTVKNYISSIFTKLGLQRRTQAAILATRLRIDRGPGAGDQGPPEK; encoded by the coding sequence ATCGGTGTCAGGCGCACGAGACGTTGGTCCCTGGCCCGGTCGGACGCCCGCCGGTACGGTTGCGGTGTGCAGGAAGCCCCCATCCGCGTCTACCTGCTCGACGACCACGAGGTCGTGCGGCAGGGCATCCGCGCCATGCTCTCCGACCAGCCCGACATCGAGGTGGTCGGCGAAGCCGGCACGGCGGCGGAGGCGATCGCCGGCGCGGTGGCCACCCGCCCGCACGTCGCGATCCTCGACGTGCGGCTGCCCGACGGCGACGGCGTGACCGTCTGCCGCGAGCTCCGCAACCAGGCGCCGAGCCTCGTGTGCCTCATGCTCACCTCGTTCGCCGACGACGAGGCGCTGCTCCAGGCGGTGCTCGCCGGCGCAGCCGGCTACCTGCTGAAGGAGGTGCGGGGCACCGGCATCGTCGACGCCGTCCGCACGGTCGCCGGCGGGCGGTCGCTCCTCGACCCCACCGCTACGGCACGGCTGCTCGACCGGCTGCGAGCCGACGCCGCGCACCGTGACCCGCTCGAGCGGCTCACCAAGCAGGAGCGCCAGGTGCTCGAGCTGATCGGCGAGGGACTCACCAACCGCGCCATCGGACACCGGCTCTTCCTCGCCGAGAAGACCGTGAAGAACTACATCTCGAGCATCTTCACCAAGCTCGGGCTCCAGCGCAGGACCCAGGCCGCGATCTTGGCGACGCGGCTGCGGATCGACCGGGGCCCCGGAGCCGGGGACCAAGGTCCCCCCGAGAAATGA
- a CDS encoding GAF domain-containing protein: protein MHQLLEAVVSVGSNLDLRDVLDRIVTAAVELVDARYGALGVLDDTGERLTEFRYRGVERAEADGIGHLPSGLGILGVLIKHPHPLRLGDLAEHPDSYGFPENHPPMRTFLGVPIRVRGTVFGNLYLTEKRGDREFDEADESILEALAAAAGIAVENARLYEAAQLGERWRIASSEVVSALLSGTNTVEVLELVAERARELADAVQANVLLPADRDSTLRIVAAAGEDAPLLTGITVSMDDGRAGAVYESGVPESWGTYDSAPVRRLAEIVTIGPRLVVPLGETGQTRGVLVTYNRPGVPFSPLVLETLNAFAEQAAVAIELFERRRDAEMLSVYEDRDRIARNLHDLVIQRLFATGMGIESASRLVGVDPVTAAERLGRAVDDIDHTIREIRSTIFALQNPATTERRLRSRILDVVAESTPALGFEPSVRFDGLVDTMVPDDVSQHLLAVLREALANVAKHARAGSASVHVVVDKDVRLEIRDDGVGLAPEGRRSGLTNLEARARMLEGSFTAVAEPPGTVLRWRAPVAAH, encoded by the coding sequence ATGCACCAGCTGCTCGAGGCCGTCGTGTCGGTCGGCAGCAACCTCGACCTCAGGGACGTCCTCGACCGCATCGTGACCGCGGCGGTCGAGCTCGTCGACGCCCGCTACGGCGCACTCGGCGTGCTCGACGACACCGGCGAGAGGCTGACCGAGTTCAGGTACCGCGGTGTCGAGCGCGCGGAGGCGGACGGCATCGGCCACCTGCCGTCGGGCCTGGGCATCCTGGGCGTCCTGATCAAGCATCCGCATCCGCTGCGGCTCGGCGACCTCGCCGAGCACCCCGACTCGTACGGGTTCCCCGAGAACCATCCCCCGATGCGCACCTTCCTGGGCGTACCCATCAGGGTCAGGGGCACGGTGTTCGGCAACCTCTACCTCACGGAGAAGCGGGGCGACCGCGAGTTCGACGAGGCCGACGAGAGCATCCTCGAGGCGCTGGCCGCCGCGGCGGGCATCGCCGTCGAGAACGCGCGGCTGTACGAGGCCGCGCAGCTCGGCGAGAGATGGCGGATCGCCTCGTCCGAGGTCGTGTCGGCGCTGCTGTCCGGCACCAACACGGTCGAGGTGCTCGAGCTGGTGGCGGAGCGCGCGCGGGAGCTCGCGGACGCCGTGCAGGCCAACGTGCTGCTGCCCGCGGATCGCGACTCCACGCTGCGGATCGTCGCGGCGGCGGGCGAGGACGCGCCGCTGCTGACCGGCATCACGGTATCGATGGACGACGGCCGCGCCGGCGCCGTGTACGAGTCCGGCGTGCCCGAGTCGTGGGGCACGTACGACTCGGCACCCGTCCGGCGGCTGGCCGAGATCGTCACCATCGGCCCGCGCCTGGTGGTGCCACTCGGGGAGACCGGCCAGACCCGTGGGGTTCTCGTGACGTACAACCGGCCCGGCGTCCCGTTCTCGCCACTGGTGCTGGAGACGCTGAACGCGTTCGCCGAGCAGGCGGCGGTCGCCATCGAGCTGTTCGAACGCCGCCGCGACGCCGAGATGCTGTCGGTGTACGAGGACCGCGACCGGATCGCGCGCAACCTGCACGACCTGGTGATCCAGCGGCTGTTCGCGACCGGCATGGGGATCGAGAGCGCGAGCAGGCTCGTCGGCGTCGACCCGGTGACCGCCGCCGAGCGGCTGGGCAGAGCGGTCGACGACATCGACCACACGATCCGCGAGATCAGGTCGACGATCTTCGCCCTGCAGAACCCCGCGACGACCGAGCGACGGCTGCGTTCCCGCATCCTCGACGTAGTGGCGGAGTCGACCCCGGCGCTCGGCTTCGAGCCCTCGGTGCGGTTCGACGGGCTCGTCGACACGATGGTCCCCGACGACGTGAGCCAGCACCTGCTCGCCGTGCTGCGCGAGGCTCTGGCCAACGTCGCGAAGCACGCGCGCGCAGGCTCGGCCTCGGTGCACGTCGTGGTCGACAAGGATGTGCGGCTGGAGATCCGCGACGACGGCGTCGGGCTGGCGCCTGAGGGCAGGCGCAGTGGTCTCACGAACCTCGAGGCACGCGCCCGCATGCTCGAGGGGTCGTTCACCGCGGTCGCAGAGCCACCGGGCACCGTGCTGCGCTGGCGCGCCCCGGTCGCGGCACACTGA